TAGGTGCTTACTATCACACCGCTATTCTCAGGAGAAACTTCAAGCCCATTACGAACCAAGTTTAAGATAACCTGGCGTACTTCTTCACTGCACATCAGCGTGTCAGGTATTTCGCCTAAATTCATAAAAATGTTTTTGTTGGCTTTTACAGCATCGGCCTCCATAAGGAGGTATAACGGTTCAATAACGCTATTGAGGTTCACGCGCGTTTCAACCCGCGCCCGATTTTGGGCCAATGACAGAAAGCCGGTAATAATGCTATTGGCCCGATCGAGCTCGTCAATCATTAGTTCAAGCTGATCTTTATATTGGTTAAATATCTGTTTCTTGCCCAGCATCTGCAAATAGCCCCGTACCGTCGTCATGGGATTTCGGATCTCATGACCAATACTTGCCGCCATCTGACCGACAATATTAAGCCTGTCCAACCGCTTTATTTCATTCTCAAAATTTCTTTTTTCGGTAATATCATTAATACCCAGTAGAATGAACTTTTCACTATCAATTTCGATTATGACACCACTAATCAATAGGTGATGCACTTGGCCGCTATGCGAGATAAAATCCTGCTCATAATTACGGATAGTGCCTGCCAGCAGCTGGTTAACAAAACCGGCTCGCTCGATGGCTGACTGCCAAATCCCAAATTCTACAGCCGTTTTTCCGATTACTTCTTCTGCTCGCTTACCCGCCATGCTTAGTAAGCTTCGGTTGACATCTACAATTCGCCCCTCATTTAGTGACGTAATCATCATGGGATTGGGATTTGATCTAAATGCTTTAGCAAACCGAACTTCAGCCTGGCGGCGGCTTGTAATGTCCTGTAGCGTGATTACTACACTTTTCTGATTATAGTGTTCAATAATATCGGCATTAACTAGTACCGTCTTACGACTGCCGTCTTTAACAGTAACGACCGTCTCAAAATCCCGTAAATAGCCGAGCTCGTCAAGATTTTTTATTGCAAATTGGTGGGCGGACGGAGTAAGAAGGCCTATTTCCGCCGTAGACCTCCCGATAAGTTCCGTCTTGCTATAACCATAGAAGTCAAGAAAGCTCTGGTTTACATCTAGATAAGTCAGCTCGTTAATCGACACAATTGCTTTGGGATATGAAATAGAATGAAATAACTTAGCATAATACATTTCTGATTTTTTCCGTTCTGTAATATCAGACCAAGTCGCAAAAGCACCGATTATTTCACCAGAGCTGTTTTTTAACGGACGCGAGCTAATCAGCGCCGTCTTATGCACTCCATTATCCCAGACAAAATCCAGTTCAGCATTATCGACATATTCGCCAAACCAAGCCGCTCGTTGCAGTGGCAATTCTACCGGTCTTACAAGTTCACCGTCGCGCAGAATTTTAAAGTCAAAAACGTTATGGCCATTGAAAGAAAGATTACACATAGGGTCAACCCCCAGAAATTCAGCAACAAACGTATTATGTTTTACAACATTGCAGCTGGCGTCAGTGGCTATCGATATCCCATTGGGAACTATCAATAGCCGCGAACACAATTCCTGAAGCGATGAATCCTGTAATGATACAAGCAAATCCTTATTGCCATTGAACAGCGTTTTATCGATATCTTCATAGCGTTTAAGCTTTTCTTCTAATTCAGCCACGCGCTTGTGCAGCTGTTCTACCGGCATATCAACACACCCGGTCATGTTTTCCTCCTCGACAATTCTAGGTATCTATAGAAAAAAATGGAATTCGATAGAATAGTGTGGGTATTCGCGATAAATCTCTTAATACCTTCACTGATTTACAATATTTTCCCAATAAATTAAAAAGGGCTAACAGCCCCTGATTTATCCTCAAATGTCCTTAGTCTGCCGCCGTTTGGCCCATTTATTGGCGGCAGCAGTTATCGCCTCTTCATCGTTTGCCAAATTTCCGTCCTGAACTCGCTGTAAGGCTATCTTTAAAAATGGGCCTATAAGCCGGGGCGTTCCTAAAGCTTGTGTCAGCCGACTTGCCGAATAACATAGATCGCTGGTGTGAACCGGCATTTGATGAAGCATAGCCTCTATATACCTGCCAAATGTCAAAATCTCATCAGCCCCGGTACTGCCAAATCCTGTAGCGGCATTGTCGGCAACGCAAACGATTGTCAGAAGGTCAAATGCCTTCTGCAGTTCCCGACGGCTGCGGAAAGCGCCCAACCGCGCTTCTTCCCGCAGCCAGCGCTTAACCGCCGACTGATTGTTATTCAGATAAAAGTAAAACTTCATATGCCGAGCAACCAGCCATACTGCCAACTTTACAAACTTCGGCTTCATTTGCAAGCGGGTTAAAATAACCTGGGCTAGCTGCGCGCCCGCAGCATCATGCCGGTAATCGGTCGGCTGACCGTCTTTCATGCCACGTACGCCCGGCAAACCTTTGCCGATATCGTGTAGCAAGGCTGCCCAGCGCAGCAGTAAATCGGCAGGCACATTGCTGCACGCGGCCAATGTATGATTCCAGCCGTCATATTTGTGATAAGCCGAATTTTGCGGCAGATTGACCAAGTGCGTTAATTCAGGAAGAATGGGAACACTGGAGCATTGGCCCTTTTCTTTTATCCGACAGTAGCATTGATTAAGCCCTGTTTCAACAAAGTAGGCAAGGCTTATCTGACAGTACTCGGCCAATAGCATCTTTTCAAGTTCACTGCGGACCCGCTCAAGCGACAACCCGGCCACACGCTGCAAATTGTCCTGCATAGCGCTTAAAGTACCATTTTCGATCCTGAACCCAAGCTGTCCGGCAAAACGGCAGGCGCGAAACATCCGCAGGCTGTCTTCCTTAAAGCGCAGTTTAGCGTCGCCTACCGCCCGAATAATTTTATTAGTGAGATCGCGTCGACCACCAAACAGATCAACAATATCCCCGCCAGCGTCCATCGCCATCGCGTTAATTGTAAAATCACGACGCGCTAAATCAGTTTCCAGACTATCTGCAAACCAGACCTGCTCTGGCCGGTGACTGTCCTCGCCATACCGCTCGCCGCGAAAGGTAGTCACTTCAAACGTCTGCCCATTGATAATAAGCATAACAACACCGAAATTTTGGCCCAGATTATCTACAACCTGCCAGCGCTGAGATTTGGCGCAGTCTAATACCTGCTCAGGTCTGGCGCTCGTCGTGATATCGTAATCATAAGGCTCTACGCCTCGCAAGAGATCGCGAACAGCACCGCCGACAATGTACGCCTGATGGCCGGCCTTTTCAAGCACGCTTAATATTACTTTTACAGTATCAGGAATCTTCTTATCCATTCATGCCGTTCCTTTAATTGATTTACTCCATTATGACAGAAAATACTGCCGTTGTACAAGTACAAGCAGCCAGTTACCAAGCTCCGCGTTTCTATCGCTTCAGTTATCGAGGTCTATCAAGTAAGCAGCACAACGCTATTGAAAAATTTTCTGAAAAAGGACAACTTAACCTGATTGACACACTAACAACCCCTAATATAAAATAGAGTTGCCAGTAAATTTTTAGGAGGTAGATAGATGAAAATAGCACTTGTCGGCTTGGGGCGAACCGGGAAAATCGCGGCTGAATATCTTTTGCAGCAAGAAACACTTAATATGGTACTATGCAGACATGGCAGCCCGAATGCGGGTAAAGATCTAGGTGAAATTTTAGGTACTAAACCAACAGGCATAACCATTGAGACCACTGATCATTTAGAGCGTAAGTTCTTTCAGAAGCAGCCTGATGTACTCATTGATTTTTCAGGACATAGTTTTTTGAAGGAGCATATTCATACCTTAGCCAAGTGCGGTATTAATGTCGTGACGGCAGTGACAGATTACGACCGGGCTGAAATAGAAAAGCTAAAAATCTTTGCCGAAAAAGGCAATATCGGGATCGTAATGGCTCCTAACATCACCTACGGCGTGAATGTCCTAATGCTGATGGCTGAAATAGCGGCTGAGCTGTTAAGCGATTATGACTTCGAGGTGTTTGAGGAACACCATAAGCATAAAAAAGACCGTCCCTCCGGCACTGCTAAAAAAATTGTCAATAAAATCAAGGACCGATTGCTAACAGATACAGAAATTCCTGAGCATGTCGTCAGGGCAGGCGGCATTATCGGCAAGCATAAAGTCCTTATCTGCGGCGAGTTTGATAAGCTGGAAATTACACACGAATCGTTTTCACGAGTGGCCTTTGCCGAGGGTGCTTATAAAGCAGCCCAGTTCATCGCCGGAAAAACAGGTTTTTACGAGATGAGCGATATTTTTGACTACGAGCGCGAACTGCGGCGCCGCCAAACAGTTTGCCTGGAGCCTCCCGAGCTGGAAAAGGAAGACCCGGCTTAACATTTAAAAACCGAGGTGTTTATCTAAATCAATGGATACTGATGAATTAAGCAGATTGATTGTAAAATAAGACTACCTTCCCATCAGGGCTGGTAGTCTTATTATTTTGCTTGATCCATCGACAAGAGAAATTTGCACAGCAAGGCGTGCTCAAAAGAATGACAGGGATCTAAGCCTACAATTTTTTTGAGCTTTTCAAGCCTGAACTGCAGGGTGTTGCGGTGGATAAATAAGCGGTTAGCGGCTGCTGAAACATTCATATTATTGGCAAGTAGTCCTTCCAGCGTATTGCGCATATCATATTTGCCCTTAATTGTATCAAATTTAGCCTTCAGCTCGTGCAGCGCCAAAGGATAACTGCAGTGTTCATTATGGTCTTTGAACAAATAACTTACCAGTATGGCGTCGTGATTGATAGCCTGAATCATATTTCCAGCCGGATGTTCCAGCGCAAACTTTGCCTCGTCATAAGACTGCCGCAATTCAGACTGATACTTTGCCCGACTGCCGAGCCCGATTTGGATTTTTAGCTTGGGCTGAATGGTATTTAGCATATCGACAATGCTTTTTATAAACTTATCTACCTGGATCAGATTATCTTGATCCGGCACCGACTTAATTATGCACAGATTTCGCTTGTAAAATAGGCTAATATCATCAGCAGTGAAAAAAGCGGCATCTTTTATGAGATTTAAGACATTTTCCCTTATCCGGGCTGATAGTAAATTTTGCAGGCCCTGTGCCTCAAAATCATCGTTATTCATCGGCTCAAGCTTAACTAAAATAACAACGCGCGGCAAATTGACTTTGTAATTCAACATATCAGCCAAAGTATTAATTTTATCCAGAGCATTATTGGTATTATCGGCAAACAGCAAGTCTACCAATTGGGCCTTAAGCCTGTTCTCGGAACCCGAATCAGCCAGCAGCATCTCGCGCTCCAGAATTAGTTCAGTGACCGTTTTTACAAGTTTTGCGGTGTTACGAACTTCATGGGGTTCACCAGTTACGCCAACGACACCGACAATTTTATTTTTTATATTGATTGGCCACATTACTCCAGGCAAAGCCCCAATATATTGCTGCACTTCTTCAGGTTTGATTTCAACAACATTCTGATCTTCAACAGCCAGCTTTCCGCCTTGATGGAAATTACTAATTCGCTGCGGCTGACCTGAAGCAATGATAATTCCATTGCAGTCCATGATATTTACATTTCGTTCGACAATTTCCATAAGGTGGTCAACTATTTTCTGAGCTAAATCCTTGGCAATTATCATATTAAACCACCCTTCCAAGAGCTTCTACTACATATTCTAACATCACCCAAACATTGCGTAAATGCGCATTGTGAAAACTGCACAAAAAACCGCGGCTGGAAATAGCTATTTTTGGTAGTTGAGCACGAAGGCGCAAACCGCGAATTAATTGAAGTAATATTGCAGAAGGCACACCTAAGCTTAGGAGGGAGAACATGACCGTTATTAACATCCCATATGGTAAAGGCTATATTCCCCTTTCAATACCTGATGAGCGTTTGGAAGGCATTTTGGAGTCGCGCGCCCATCATTACCAACCCGAAGCCTCAGAAGCTAAGCTTGTTCAGCGAGCTTTGGAAAATCCGATTGGCTCGCCAAGATTACGTGATTTGGCGGCAGGGCGTAAAAAAATTGTTATTATAACCAGTGATCATACCAGACCTGTTCCCACTAAGATTATCGCCCCGTTGCTGCTCGCTGAAATCCGCAGCGCCAATCCGGACGCCGAAATTACCTTTTTGGTAGCAACCGGCTTTCACCGGGCCAGCACTCAGCAAGAGCTGTTAAATAAGTTTGGGAAAGAACTGCTGCGCGACGAAAGAATTGTTATTCATAACGGCTGGGACAAAGACTCCCTGATTAATGTCGGCAAATTACCGTCAGGCGGCGACTTAATTATAAACAAACTGGCAATGGAAGCTGATCTGCTCATTGCCGAAGGCTTTATTGAGCCGCACTTATTTGCAGGATTTTCGGGCGGCCGAAAAAGTGTTCTGCCCGGCATCGTCAGTTCAGTAACTGTTTTGGCTAACCACTGCGCCGAATTCATTGCCCACGATAAAGCGCGCGCCGGAATTCTTGACGGCAACCCGCTTCATACCGATATGCTTTTTGCCGCTAAACAGGCCAAATTGGCATTTATAATGAATGTTGTCATTGATGCCGACAAAAGAATTATCAATGCTTTTGCCGGCGACTTAGAACAGGCACATTCGGCAGGATGTAACTTTGTCGGCGATCTGGCTTCAGTCCGAGCCAAACCAGCCGATATTGTAATCACTTCTAACGGCGGATATCCGCTTGATCAAAACATTTACCAGCTTGTAAAAGGACTTACTTCGGCCGAGGCTACCTGCAAACCGAACGGCGTCATTATCATCTGCGCGGCCTGCAATGACGGCCATGGCGGCGAGGCTTTCTTCAAGTGGTTTAAGGATGCTCCCGGCGGCGCGCGCGAAGTAATGGACAAGATTATGAAAATTGACCGTGAGTCGACCATTCCCGACCAATGGTGTGCGCAAATCCTCGCCCGCATTCAGCTTAAGCATCAAATAATCATAGTTAGCGATCAATGCGATCATCAGATTATCAGGGATATGGGCTTTATGGCAGCGACAACTATCGGTGAAGCACTAACGACTGCCGAAACAATTGCCAGCAGCAAGGCCAAATTTACGGTAGTCCCTGACGGCGTAGCCGTCATCGTTGGCTAATTAATAACACAAAAGGAGTTCCATCAAATATATGGAATTAACAGGGTAGATGCCCAACGAATTACAACTATTTTTGAGGAGGTATATTATGGCTATTGATGCAATTGTGCTAAACCCATCGGATAATGTGGC
This sequence is a window from Veillonellaceae bacterium. Protein-coding genes within it:
- the larA gene encoding nickel-dependent lactate racemase, with amino-acid sequence MTVINIPYGKGYIPLSIPDERLEGILESRAHHYQPEASEAKLVQRALENPIGSPRLRDLAAGRKKIVIITSDHTRPVPTKIIAPLLLAEIRSANPDAEITFLVATGFHRASTQQELLNKFGKELLRDERIVIHNGWDKDSLINVGKLPSGGDLIINKLAMEADLLIAEGFIEPHLFAGFSGGRKSVLPGIVSSVTVLANHCAEFIAHDKARAGILDGNPLHTDMLFAAKQAKLAFIMNVVIDADKRIINAFAGDLEQAHSAGCNFVGDLASVRAKPADIVITSNGGYPLDQNIYQLVKGLTSAEATCKPNGVIIICAACNDGHGGEAFFKWFKDAPGGAREVMDKIMKIDRESTIPDQWCAQILARIQLKHQIIIVSDQCDHQIIRDMGFMAATTIGEALTTAETIASSKAKFTVVPDGVAVIVG
- a CDS encoding CCA tRNA nucleotidyltransferase, encoding MDKKIPDTVKVILSVLEKAGHQAYIVGGAVRDLLRGVEPYDYDITTSARPEQVLDCAKSQRWQVVDNLGQNFGVVMLIINGQTFEVTTFRGERYGEDSHRPEQVWFADSLETDLARRDFTINAMAMDAGGDIVDLFGGRRDLTNKIIRAVGDAKLRFKEDSLRMFRACRFAGQLGFRIENGTLSAMQDNLQRVAGLSLERVRSELEKMLLAEYCQISLAYFVETGLNQCYCRIKEKGQCSSVPILPELTHLVNLPQNSAYHKYDGWNHTLAACSNVPADLLLRWAALLHDIGKGLPGVRGMKDGQPTDYRHDAAGAQLAQVILTRLQMKPKFVKLAVWLVARHMKFYFYLNNNQSAVKRWLREEARLGAFRSRRELQKAFDLLTIVCVADNAATGFGSTGADEILTFGRYIEAMLHQMPVHTSDLCYSASRLTQALGTPRLIGPFLKIALQRVQDGNLANDEEAITAAANKWAKRRQTKDI
- the dapB gene encoding 4-hydroxy-tetrahydrodipicolinate reductase, translating into MKIALVGLGRTGKIAAEYLLQQETLNMVLCRHGSPNAGKDLGEILGTKPTGITIETTDHLERKFFQKQPDVLIDFSGHSFLKEHIHTLAKCGINVVTAVTDYDRAEIEKLKIFAEKGNIGIVMAPNITYGVNVLMLMAEIAAELLSDYDFEVFEEHHKHKKDRPSGTAKKIVNKIKDRLLTDTEIPEHVVRAGGIIGKHKVLICGEFDKLEITHESFSRVAFAEGAYKAAQFIAGKTGFYEMSDIFDYERELRRRQTVCLEPPELEKEDPA
- a CDS encoding sugar diacid recognition domain protein, with amino-acid sequence MIIAKDLAQKIVDHLMEIVERNVNIMDCNGIIIASGQPQRISNFHQGGKLAVEDQNVVEIKPEEVQQYIGALPGVMWPINIKNKIVGVVGVTGEPHEVRNTAKLVKTVTELILEREMLLADSGSENRLKAQLVDLLFADNTNNALDKINTLADMLNYKVNLPRVVILVKLEPMNNDDFEAQGLQNLLSARIRENVLNLIKDAAFFTADDISLFYKRNLCIIKSVPDQDNLIQVDKFIKSIVDMLNTIQPKLKIQIGLGSRAKYQSELRQSYDEAKFALEHPAGNMIQAINHDAILVSYLFKDHNEHCSYPLALHELKAKFDTIKGKYDMRNTLEGLLANNMNVSAAANRLFIHRNTLQFRLEKLKKIVGLDPCHSFEHALLCKFLLSMDQAK
- a CDS encoding PAS domain S-box protein, whose protein sequence is MTGCVDMPVEQLHKRVAELEEKLKRYEDIDKTLFNGNKDLLVSLQDSSLQELCSRLLIVPNGISIATDASCNVVKHNTFVAEFLGVDPMCNLSFNGHNVFDFKILRDGELVRPVELPLQRAAWFGEYVDNAELDFVWDNGVHKTALISSRPLKNSSGEIIGAFATWSDITERKKSEMYYAKLFHSISYPKAIVSINELTYLDVNQSFLDFYGYSKTELIGRSTAEIGLLTPSAHQFAIKNLDELGYLRDFETVVTVKDGSRKTVLVNADIIEHYNQKSVVITLQDITSRRQAEVRFAKAFRSNPNPMMITSLNEGRIVDVNRSLLSMAGKRAEEVIGKTAVEFGIWQSAIERAGFVNQLLAGTIRNYEQDFISHSGQVHHLLISGVIIEIDSEKFILLGINDITEKRNFENEIKRLDRLNIVGQMAASIGHEIRNPMTTVRGYLQMLGKKQIFNQYKDQLELMIDELDRANSIITGFLSLAQNRARVETRVNLNSVIEPLYLLMEADAVKANKNIFMNLGEIPDTLMCSEEVRQVILNLVRNGLEVSPENSGVIVSTYVEETNIVLAVSDSGSGIPDEIADKLGTPFFTTKDNGVGLGLAVCYSIADRHGGSLKFKTGESGTTFCLQLPIRDS